The window TGAGATGCCAAAACCACAACGTCGATTCACGCATTTGAACCTCCTTATTAATGCATCAGAAAAAAGTCATATCCGCCAACCAGCATCAGGATGGCAGCTAAAATCATCATACTCCACGTTAAGACCCGAATACGCATATTTGCGGTTGTATACGGGTAGATGGGACGTTTGGGTTTTCCCAGAACCAAGCCAAACTCGGCCAGAATTAGCCGAATGCCGTTCAGACCGTGGAATGCAATGGCGGCAAAAACAAGGTATTCGCCAATGTGAAACCAGGTTCCGCTCACACTGCTCATCGCCGCATTCCAGGCCTCCTTACCATGAATTTTTTGTCCCGTCACAAAAATATGAATAATAAAATAGAGTAGAATTCCCAGGCCGGCCAGCCGGTGAAGCACAAAAATATAGCGCTCGGCACCGTATTTACCGCCGTAGAACCAACCGCCGATTCCAAGCCGATTGGGGCGAGTCTTTTTTTCCTGGACCACAGTTTTCATAGTTTAACCTCCTAATACTTGCGTTCAACAGGTTTCCAGGTTGTAATGGCCACGGGCGAATAGTCAAACGTCGGACCATCTGGCGTATATTTGGCAATTGTATGTTTGAGCCACTTGTCGTCATCTCTCTTTGGAAA is drawn from Calditrichota bacterium and contains these coding sequences:
- a CDS encoding succinate dehydrogenase, with protein sequence MKTVVQEKKTRPNRLGIGGWFYGGKYGAERYIFVLHRLAGLGILLYFIIHIFVTGQKIHGKEAWNAAMSSVSGTWFHIGEYLVFAAIAFHGLNGIRLILAEFGLVLGKPKRPIYPYTTANMRIRVLTWSMMILAAILMLVGGYDFFLMH